A single window of Jiangella alkaliphila DNA harbors:
- a CDS encoding nucleosidase: MTSYLIVSATEAEARYVPAGLPVVITGIGKTAAATATTQALAGRAPDDLVVVNIGTAGALRPGLTGLFTPRRVLNHDLDADLVRALGLDPEELIELPVGDGVTLATGDRFVADSRLRDELAQRADLVDMEGYAVAYACRRLGVPVRLVKHVSDAADESAMDWPTVVDASARVLGAWLGTELAD; this comes from the coding sequence GTGACCAGCTACCTGATCGTGAGCGCCACCGAGGCCGAGGCACGCTACGTCCCCGCCGGCCTGCCCGTCGTCATCACCGGCATCGGCAAGACCGCCGCGGCGACCGCGACCACCCAGGCGCTGGCCGGACGTGCACCGGACGACCTCGTGGTCGTCAACATCGGCACCGCCGGCGCACTGCGGCCCGGGCTGACCGGCCTGTTCACGCCCCGCCGAGTGCTCAACCACGATCTCGACGCCGACCTGGTGCGGGCGCTGGGTCTCGACCCGGAAGAGCTGATCGAGCTGCCCGTCGGCGACGGCGTCACGCTCGCGACCGGCGACCGGTTCGTCGCCGACTCGCGCCTGCGCGACGAGCTGGCCCAGCGGGCCGACCTGGTCGACATGGAGGGCTACGCGGTCGCGTACGCGTGCCGGCGGCTGGGCGTGCCGGTGCGGCTGGTCAAGCACGTCTCCGACGCGGCGGACGAGTCGGCGATGGACTGGCCCACGGTGGTCGACGCGAGCGCGCGGGTGCTCGGCGCGTGGCTGGGCACCGAGCTGGCCGATTGA
- a CDS encoding SMP-30/gluconolactonase/LRE family protein, with protein sequence MTVRGELRRWRPGGAVGQGGRHRETPEDGGPMKAEQLTADVCEHGEGPVHSPRWVGPRWVDMLAGEVLELSPSGEVARRDVGSKVAAVVRPRRGAGWLVATERAVALADGDDLDAALTNGPELWTDTGIRSNEGGCAPDGAFYLGTMAYDETPGAGTVHRIDPSGAVTTAFGNVTVSNGLGWSPDGTRAYYVDTDTGRIDVFDWTADNGLTGRRAWADVPGGPDGLTVDAEGGVWVATYWTGEVRRYDADGRLDAVVDLPVRRATAVAFTGAGLDQLIVTTSRLDQDTPGPGDGALFGIVEPGVRGLPVLEFGG encoded by the coding sequence ATGACGGTCCGCGGTGAGCTGCGCCGCTGGCGGCCGGGTGGCGCCGTCGGGCAAGGTGGGCGGCATCGCGAGACCCCGGAGGACGGAGGGCCGATGAAGGCCGAGCAGCTGACGGCGGACGTGTGCGAGCACGGCGAGGGCCCGGTCCATTCGCCCCGCTGGGTCGGACCGCGCTGGGTCGACATGCTGGCCGGCGAGGTGCTCGAGCTGAGCCCGTCCGGCGAGGTGGCCCGGCGCGACGTCGGCAGCAAGGTCGCCGCGGTCGTCCGGCCGCGGCGCGGCGCCGGCTGGCTGGTCGCGACGGAGCGCGCGGTCGCGCTGGCCGACGGCGACGACCTCGACGCGGCGCTGACCAACGGGCCGGAGCTGTGGACCGACACCGGCATCCGCTCGAACGAGGGCGGCTGCGCCCCTGACGGCGCGTTCTACCTGGGCACCATGGCCTACGACGAGACGCCGGGCGCGGGCACGGTGCACCGCATCGACCCGTCCGGCGCCGTGACGACGGCCTTCGGGAACGTCACGGTCTCCAACGGACTCGGCTGGTCGCCCGACGGCACCCGCGCCTACTACGTCGACACCGACACCGGGCGCATCGACGTCTTCGACTGGACCGCGGACAACGGGCTGACCGGACGGCGCGCCTGGGCCGACGTGCCGGGCGGGCCCGACGGCCTCACCGTCGACGCCGAGGGCGGCGTGTGGGTCGCCACGTACTGGACCGGCGAGGTGCGCCGCTACGACGCCGACGGCCGCCTCGACGCCGTCGTCGATCTCCCGGTGCGGCGGGCCACGGCGGTCGCGTTCACCGGCGCCGGCCTCGACCAGCTGATCGTGACGACGTCGCGGCTGGACCAGGACACCCCCGGGCCGGGCGACGGCGCGCTGTTCGGCATCGTCGAGCCCGGCGTGCGAGGGCTGCCGGTGCTGGAGTTCGGCGGCTGA
- a CDS encoding PIG-L deacetylase family protein codes for MSKYVRPVPAVRTLMVVCAHPYDATFALGGVIAAFACAGTSVHILCLTHGRTPDPRPRRRIDRARDLGRATRHLGADDVTMLDHAPGTLALTSLDALADEILTIRQSADAMLTVDATGDDAHPDHVRAMRAAYRAASKQGSTLYAWTLRPGQAFRGRQVLVVDVDRERQRAATACHTGLGPDDPLRRRWQLQQDRSERLVVLRSERTTTPVFARNA; via the coding sequence ATGAGCAAGTACGTGAGGCCGGTGCCGGCCGTCCGCACCCTCATGGTGGTGTGCGCGCATCCCTACGATGCGACGTTCGCGCTGGGCGGCGTCATCGCCGCGTTCGCCTGCGCCGGGACGTCCGTCCACATCCTGTGCCTCACGCACGGCCGCACGCCCGACCCACGGCCGCGGCGGCGAATCGACCGGGCCCGCGACCTCGGCCGCGCCACCCGGCACCTCGGCGCCGACGACGTCACGATGCTCGACCACGCTCCGGGGACGCTGGCGCTGACCAGCCTGGACGCGCTGGCCGACGAGATCCTGACGATCCGGCAGAGCGCCGACGCCATGCTCACCGTCGACGCGACCGGCGACGACGCGCACCCGGACCACGTCCGCGCCATGCGGGCCGCCTACCGCGCGGCGTCCAAGCAGGGCAGCACGCTCTACGCGTGGACGCTGCGGCCGGGCCAGGCCTTCCGCGGCCGCCAGGTCCTCGTCGTCGACGTGGACCGCGAACGGCAGCGCGCGGCCACCGCCTGCCACACCGGCCTCGGTCCCGACGACCCGCTGCGCCGCCGCTGGCAGCTGCAGCAGGACCGCAGCGAGCGGCTGGTCGTGCTGCGCAGCGAGCGGACCACCACCCCCGTGTTCGCCCGGAACGCCTGA
- a CDS encoding DEAD/DEAH box helicase, translated as MARDARRRPGASRTANRTRRRARAQDDEGIMSVLARAVREVEGSIQRGSLKPSVRTKFQVIALLVREERAQVKAEESRSEAYRAEQLKRLDGIATILAKVAVQDATLLGLLAEDAPVTDAARALRREMMLAAGRTPPVEEVPAAAPAAATAAKRQVVPQAVISRQLANPFLAPDYDSAAMRPAPKAAARPRRLVNWELIGPLLSSFENATDGTTASMALPPAAPVKTPDGLELMPHQSRLVAATEAGHRTFLLADEPGLGKTAQALLAARTADAYPLLVVVPNVVKTNWAREASLWTPDHPATVIHGDGDTIDGFADIIVVNYEVLDRHVGWLGDLGFRGMVVDEAHFIKNKRSQRSQHVLQLSEQLRSRAFRPLLMALTGTPLINDIDDFRAIWQFLGWIDEKKPGRELMEALEETGLTPVDAGFSSAARGCVIDLGIVRRRKSDVAADIPARRVADLPVELDDAAGRSIRAAERELADRLVARYRAALEARGEAAAVGAAVDADLVRRVAGAELADKSTKTGENVFSMIRRIGQAKAGLAADYAAQLARSVGKVVFFAKHIDVMDAAEAIFAERGLRYASIRGEQTTRKRQQNIDAFVNDPDVAVAVCSLMAAGVGINLQVASNLVLAELSWSAAEQTQAIDRVHRIGQAEPVTAWRIIAAQTVDTRIAELIDGKAGLAARALDGSDDEVSSAADVQLEALVALLTDALTTAR; from the coding sequence TTGGCGAGAGACGCCAGGCGCCGGCCAGGCGCCAGCCGGACCGCGAACCGCACCCGTCGGCGCGCCCGGGCCCAGGACGACGAGGGCATCATGTCGGTGCTCGCCCGCGCCGTGCGCGAGGTCGAGGGCAGCATCCAGCGCGGCTCGCTGAAGCCGTCGGTACGCACCAAGTTCCAGGTCATCGCCCTGCTGGTGCGCGAAGAGCGCGCCCAGGTCAAGGCCGAGGAGTCGCGCAGCGAGGCCTACCGTGCCGAGCAGCTCAAGCGGCTCGACGGCATCGCGACGATCCTCGCGAAGGTCGCGGTCCAGGACGCGACGCTGCTCGGCCTGCTGGCCGAGGACGCGCCGGTCACCGACGCCGCCAGGGCGCTGCGGCGCGAGATGATGCTGGCCGCCGGGCGGACGCCGCCCGTCGAGGAGGTCCCGGCCGCTGCGCCGGCCGCCGCCACCGCGGCGAAGCGGCAGGTCGTGCCGCAGGCCGTCATCTCGCGGCAGCTGGCCAACCCGTTCCTCGCCCCCGACTACGACTCCGCCGCGATGCGCCCCGCGCCGAAGGCCGCCGCGCGGCCGCGCCGGCTGGTCAACTGGGAGCTGATCGGCCCGCTGCTCAGCTCGTTCGAGAACGCCACCGACGGCACCACCGCCTCCATGGCGCTGCCGCCCGCCGCCCCCGTCAAGACGCCGGACGGCCTCGAGCTGATGCCGCACCAGTCCCGGCTGGTCGCCGCCACCGAGGCCGGGCACCGGACCTTCCTGCTCGCCGACGAGCCGGGCCTCGGCAAGACCGCGCAGGCGCTGCTGGCCGCGCGGACCGCCGACGCGTATCCGCTGCTCGTCGTCGTCCCGAACGTGGTCAAGACGAACTGGGCGCGCGAGGCGAGCCTGTGGACGCCGGACCACCCGGCGACCGTCATCCACGGCGACGGCGACACCATCGACGGCTTCGCCGACATCATCGTCGTCAACTACGAGGTGCTCGACCGCCACGTCGGCTGGCTCGGCGACCTCGGCTTCCGCGGCATGGTCGTCGACGAGGCGCACTTCATCAAGAACAAGCGGTCGCAGCGCTCGCAGCACGTCCTGCAGCTGTCCGAGCAGCTCCGGTCCCGCGCCTTCCGCCCGCTGCTGATGGCGCTCACCGGCACGCCGCTGATCAACGACATCGACGACTTCCGCGCGATCTGGCAGTTCCTCGGCTGGATCGACGAGAAGAAGCCCGGCCGGGAGCTGATGGAGGCGCTGGAGGAGACCGGCCTGACGCCCGTCGACGCCGGGTTCTCCTCCGCCGCCCGCGGCTGCGTGATCGACCTCGGCATCGTGCGACGGCGCAAGTCCGACGTCGCCGCCGACATCCCCGCCCGCCGCGTCGCCGACCTCCCGGTCGAGCTGGACGACGCCGCCGGCCGTTCGATCCGCGCGGCCGAGCGCGAACTCGCCGACCGCCTGGTGGCGCGCTACCGGGCCGCCCTCGAGGCGCGCGGCGAGGCCGCGGCCGTCGGTGCGGCCGTCGACGCCGACCTCGTGCGCCGCGTCGCCGGCGCGGAGCTGGCCGACAAGTCGACGAAGACCGGCGAGAATGTGTTCAGCATGATCCGCCGCATCGGCCAGGCCAAGGCCGGGCTGGCCGCCGACTACGCCGCGCAGCTGGCCCGCAGCGTCGGCAAGGTGGTCTTCTTCGCCAAGCACATCGACGTCATGGACGCGGCCGAGGCGATCTTCGCCGAGCGCGGCCTGCGGTACGCGTCGATTCGCGGCGAGCAGACCACGCGCAAGCGGCAGCAGAACATCGACGCGTTCGTCAACGACCCCGACGTCGCGGTCGCGGTCTGCTCGCTGATGGCCGCCGGCGTCGGCATCAACCTGCAGGTCGCGTCGAACCTCGTGCTGGCCGAGCTGTCGTGGTCGGCGGCCGAGCAGACCCAGGCCATCGACCGCGTCCACCGCATCGGCCAGGCCGAGCCCGTCACGGCGTGGCGCATCATCGCCGCCCAGACCGTCGACACCCGCATCGCGGAGCTGATCGACGGCAAGGCGGGGCTGGCCGCCCGCGCGCTCGACGGCTCCGACGACGAGGTGTCGTCGGCGGCTGACGTGCAGCTCGAGGCGCTGGTCGCGCTGCTGACCGATGCTCTGACGACGGCCCGGTAG
- a CDS encoding DJ-1/PfpI family protein translates to MEATSTTAIVAYQGVSADEAEIFRYVLSQLPGFRTVTIGTALGQVAGPGGVQLIDATFDQVNAPQVVAVPGGVGTDRHPEIAAWLRRVSPRWLLASSTGSTLLAAAGLLDDATAVTHWLAGPLLEHYGAHPSAEPLVVDGRIITCSGGPTAFRAALVVAGHYGGAELIAGITAGAATARQERVRPEHRSLWARIGGAVRGQHSAPPEPTPLDRALDDLDPLDLGVITPFGDRRTDER, encoded by the coding sequence ATGGAAGCCACTTCGACGACCGCGATCGTCGCCTACCAGGGTGTCTCCGCCGACGAGGCGGAGATCTTCCGCTACGTGCTGTCCCAGCTCCCCGGCTTCCGCACTGTGACCATCGGCACCGCGCTCGGCCAGGTCGCGGGCCCGGGCGGCGTCCAGCTCATCGACGCCACCTTCGACCAGGTCAACGCGCCCCAGGTGGTCGCCGTACCCGGCGGCGTCGGGACCGACCGGCATCCCGAGATCGCCGCCTGGCTGCGCCGGGTGTCGCCGCGCTGGCTGCTCGCGAGCTCGACCGGGTCGACGCTGCTGGCGGCGGCCGGCCTGCTCGACGACGCCACCGCGGTGACCCACTGGCTGGCCGGCCCTCTCCTCGAACACTACGGAGCCCACCCGTCCGCCGAGCCGCTGGTCGTCGACGGCCGGATCATCACCTGCTCCGGCGGCCCGACCGCCTTCCGCGCCGCCCTGGTCGTCGCGGGCCACTACGGCGGGGCCGAGCTGATCGCCGGCATCACCGCCGGCGCCGCGACCGCACGCCAGGAGCGGGTCCGGCCCGAGCACCGCAGCCTCTGGGCCCGCATCGGCGGCGCGGTCCGCGGGCAGCACTCGGCGCCACCGGAGCCCACGCCGCTGGACCGGGCGCTCGACGACCTCGACCCGCTCGACCTCGGGGTGATCACCCCCTTCGGCGACCGGCGCACCGACGAGCGCTGA